Proteins from a genomic interval of Phragmitibacter flavus:
- a CDS encoding FAD-dependent oxidoreductase: MTTVSNKHVVILGGGPCGLYAARVLSRVGVKVTLLEKDLQPGGLATSHKRGENWYDLGCHMLHEFDKEIFEDIMDLMGDESIPVQLDAKIRWAKNFYRYPLQFQDMIKGIPLPLLVFYTAGLFYAQFRKTLVPWTPKNAEQALIQLYGSPLYRFFFRDFTHRYWGIHPRELSATFITTKMPRLSAVDVLKKALGKVGVKDKEVRAVDSALHEETLHYSKRGAEAMPRALVRGIEEDGGVVVLGAEVSKLMMIDGRVSAVQYVKDGETIEIACDECISTIPVPWLVKRAEPAPPQEVMTAAEKLRFKPIAIYGLLVNKPQCFDALYIYYRDRMFHRVGEPKNAGLKVTPANHTVLIVETTCEIGDDKWKGTDEVKAKIFADLEKESICSKDDIVEVHLLHGETGYPIFALGFEPHLEEVMQWVRRVPNLQSTGRQGGFKYPNMHAAMRMGATAAQTILQKWEKPKS; encoded by the coding sequence ATGACAACCGTGAGCAACAAGCATGTAGTCATCCTTGGCGGCGGGCCCTGCGGACTTTATGCCGCGCGGGTTTTGAGCCGGGTGGGGGTGAAGGTGACGTTGTTGGAGAAAGATCTTCAGCCGGGCGGGTTGGCGACTTCGCACAAGCGTGGGGAGAACTGGTATGACCTGGGCTGCCACATGCTGCATGAGTTTGACAAAGAAATCTTTGAGGACATCATGGATTTGATGGGCGATGAAAGCATCCCGGTGCAGTTGGATGCGAAGATTCGCTGGGCAAAGAACTTTTACCGGTATCCGCTGCAATTCCAGGACATGATCAAAGGCATTCCGCTGCCGCTGCTGGTGTTCTACACGGCGGGATTGTTTTACGCGCAGTTCCGCAAGACGCTGGTTCCATGGACTCCCAAGAACGCGGAACAGGCACTGATACAACTTTACGGGTCACCGCTCTACCGGTTCTTTTTCCGGGACTTCACGCATCGTTACTGGGGCATTCATCCGCGAGAGCTCTCGGCCACATTCATCACCACCAAGATGCCACGTTTGAGCGCGGTGGATGTGTTGAAAAAAGCTTTGGGCAAGGTGGGGGTGAAAGACAAGGAGGTGAGGGCGGTGGACAGCGCGTTGCATGAGGAGACGCTGCATTATTCGAAGCGCGGTGCGGAGGCGATGCCACGTGCGTTGGTCAGAGGGATTGAGGAGGATGGTGGAGTCGTGGTGTTGGGGGCGGAGGTCAGCAAACTGATGATGATCGATGGTCGCGTGAGCGCGGTGCAGTATGTCAAAGATGGTGAGACTATTGAGATCGCCTGCGATGAGTGCATTTCGACGATCCCGGTGCCGTGGTTGGTGAAGCGTGCGGAACCAGCCCCGCCGCAGGAGGTGATGACAGCCGCAGAAAAATTGCGGTTCAAGCCGATTGCAATCTATGGCCTGTTGGTGAACAAACCGCAGTGTTTTGATGCGCTGTATATTTATTATCGGGACCGGATGTTCCATCGTGTGGGCGAGCCGAAGAATGCAGGGTTGAAAGTGACACCGGCGAACCACACTGTGCTGATTGTGGAGACCACTTGTGAGATCGGGGATGACAAGTGGAAGGGGACGGACGAGGTGAAGGCGAAAATTTTTGCGGATTTGGAGAAGGAATCGATCTGCTCCAAGGATGACATCGTTGAGGTGCATTTGCTGCATGGTGAAACGGGCTACCCCATTTTTGCCCTGGGCTTTGAGCCTCATCTCGAAGAGGTGATGCAGTGGGTGCGGCGGGTTCCAAACCTGCAAAGCACGGGTCGGCAGGGTGGCTTCAAATATCCCAACATGCATGCGGCGATGCGCATGGGAGCGACGGCGGCCCAGACCATCTTGCAGAAGTGGGAAAAACCAAAATCATGA
- a CDS encoding FAD:protein FMN transferase: MHSQRQRLPNHFITLVGITLLFVLGAHSPVHALEYFQRNHAAMGTQFHFHVHAESAQVANTALDEAISLIEAINQIASDYLPESELSRLNRAPAHQPIPLSDDLHALLTRSIEISALTEGAFDITAAYAVQNWRRARRQQQLPKPELTAKAISMTNWRALEINHHQRTLTKTQPEILIDLGGIAKGYAADAALTILRQHGITRALVAASGDLAIGDPPPGKSGWPVTLRSFAAKDSPSPDVTSEILLHNCACSTSGDLHQYLELDGKRWSHIVDPATGLGLTRRIAATLIAPDSTTADALATAACILGPQKALQLLQDRPGISFRITELDEAHPHRPHLTISGPAFKPTAQ; this comes from the coding sequence ATGCACAGTCAACGCCAGCGCCTTCCCAATCATTTCATCACGCTGGTTGGAATCACCCTGCTTTTCGTGCTCGGTGCCCACAGTCCCGTCCATGCGCTCGAATACTTCCAACGGAACCATGCCGCCATGGGCACCCAGTTCCACTTCCACGTTCACGCCGAATCCGCCCAAGTCGCCAACACGGCACTCGATGAAGCCATTTCCCTCATCGAAGCCATCAACCAGATCGCCTCCGACTACCTTCCCGAAAGCGAACTCAGCCGCCTCAACCGCGCTCCTGCCCACCAACCCATTCCGCTCAGCGACGATCTCCATGCCCTCCTCACCCGATCCATCGAAATCTCCGCACTCACTGAAGGCGCTTTCGACATCACCGCCGCCTACGCCGTGCAAAACTGGCGGCGCGCCCGCCGTCAACAACAGCTTCCGAAACCCGAACTCACCGCCAAAGCCATCTCCATGACCAACTGGCGCGCGCTCGAAATCAACCATCACCAACGCACCCTCACCAAAACCCAACCCGAAATTCTCATCGACCTCGGTGGCATCGCCAAAGGTTACGCCGCCGACGCCGCCCTCACGATCCTTCGTCAACATGGCATCACCCGCGCCCTCGTCGCCGCCAGCGGTGACCTCGCCATCGGCGATCCTCCACCCGGCAAATCCGGCTGGCCGGTCACCCTGCGATCCTTCGCCGCCAAAGATTCCCCCTCACCCGATGTCACCAGCGAAATCCTGCTGCACAACTGCGCCTGCTCCACCTCCGGCGACCTTCATCAATACCTCGAACTCGACGGCAAACGCTGGTCCCACATCGTCGATCCCGCCACCGGACTCGGCCTCACCCGGCGCATCGCAGCCACCCTCATCGCGCCCGACTCCACCACCGCCGACGCGCTCGCGACCGCTGCCTGCATCCTCGGACCACAAAAAGCGCTCCAACTGCTTCAAGACCGACCCGGCATTTCCTTCCGCATCACCGAACTGGACGAAGCTCATCCCCACCGACCGCACCTCACCATCAGCGGCCCCGCCTTCAAACCGACCGCTCAATAA
- a CDS encoding ketosteroid isomerase-related protein: MATPRELTLALITRYYETFNTGDREAFLALLTDDVQHDLNQGGCEIGVSTFRTFLKRMDHSYREQVVDLQVFANDDGTRAAAEFFIDGTYLNTDEGLPPATGQTYHLRVGAFFEIREGKVSRITNYYNLEEWLRKVGA; this comes from the coding sequence ATGGCCACTCCGCGCGAACTTACCCTTGCCCTCATCACCCGCTATTATGAGACCTTCAACACTGGTGACCGCGAGGCGTTTTTGGCATTGCTGACGGACGACGTCCAGCACGATCTCAATCAGGGCGGTTGTGAAATTGGCGTCTCCACCTTCCGCACTTTCCTGAAACGCATGGACCACAGCTATCGCGAGCAGGTCGTCGACCTGCAAGTCTTCGCCAATGACGACGGCACCCGCGCCGCCGCAGAGTTCTTTATTGATGGCACCTACCTCAACACCGACGAAGGCCTGCCCCCCGCCACCGGCCAGACCTACCACCTGCGGGTCGGTGCCTTTTTCGAGATTCGCGAAGGCAAAGTCAGCCGCATCACGAATTACTACAACCTCGAAGAATGGCTGCGTAAGGTCGGCGCATGA
- a CDS encoding DUF423 domain-containing protein has product MKADPFKLRVAAMLGFLGVSLGAMGAHAMEARWLAELSAEDAARRIDVWGTASFYHMVHAVVLMVMAYVFPREEQGRWTWGCMVLGVVIFSGSLYGYCYTGIRWMGAVTPFGGLLIIIGWLLLALGAGKKAAV; this is encoded by the coding sequence ATGAAAGCAGATCCATTCAAACTTCGTGTGGCGGCCATGTTGGGTTTTCTGGGCGTTTCGCTTGGTGCCATGGGCGCTCATGCCATGGAGGCAAGGTGGCTGGCGGAACTTTCTGCGGAGGATGCAGCACGTCGGATCGATGTGTGGGGAACGGCGAGCTTCTATCACATGGTCCACGCAGTGGTGCTGATGGTGATGGCCTATGTGTTTCCGCGTGAGGAGCAGGGCCGCTGGACCTGGGGTTGCATGGTTTTGGGCGTGGTGATTTTTAGCGGCAGTTTGTATGGCTATTGCTACACTGGCATCAGGTGGATGGGTGCGGTAACTCCGTTTGGCGGATTGTTGATTATTATTGGCTGGCTTCTGCTGGCACTTGGGGCGGGCAAAAAGGCAGCGGTCTGA
- a CDS encoding homoserine dehydrogenase, with translation MLKELKQREAEGRPIQVGLVGIGSMGKGIAFQIAKTPGMRLSFIADRDPAALAKAGEVYPHETHLTLDAMAALKDQNIPCDVLVEATNSIIGAFDYCMAAIQRKAHCVLMNAEVDAILGFLLHAEAKKHGVIVTSDSGDQHGVLARMMNEIEMWGFEIVQAGNMKGFLDRHRDMEGTVEIAKKLGLSTQQCLAYTDGSKLNIEMSIIANEYGLTPVVPGMEGPKATKMQDVIEVFDFEKYDGKGRVDYILGASEHGGGVYVVAKTESTFEQGYLNYYKVTNKHPYYVFFRPYHLCHIETPRSIALACLYGNAVCTMSKGRVTDTYAYAKKDLQPGDRIRHAIGSDEVYGLIDEAKKADAAGHVPQGVLDVEDSEARPVLKRAVKMDQPLTWDDVEIPAGRMADLWEQQKSLLGIA, from the coding sequence ATGTTGAAAGAACTCAAGCAGCGTGAAGCTGAGGGGCGCCCCATTCAAGTTGGCTTGGTGGGAATTGGGTCCATGGGCAAGGGGATCGCCTTTCAAATTGCCAAAACCCCCGGCATGAGGCTCTCGTTCATCGCGGATCGTGATCCGGCAGCGCTGGCCAAGGCAGGGGAGGTTTACCCGCACGAGACGCATTTGACATTGGATGCGATGGCGGCATTGAAAGATCAAAACATCCCTTGTGATGTGCTGGTGGAGGCGACCAACTCGATCATTGGAGCTTTCGACTACTGCATGGCGGCGATTCAACGCAAGGCCCATTGTGTGCTGATGAATGCGGAGGTGGATGCGATTCTTGGGTTTCTTTTGCATGCCGAGGCGAAAAAGCACGGGGTGATTGTGACGAGCGATTCGGGGGATCAGCACGGGGTGCTGGCGCGCATGATGAATGAGATTGAGATGTGGGGTTTCGAGATCGTGCAGGCCGGCAACATGAAAGGGTTTCTGGATCGTCATCGCGACATGGAAGGAACGGTGGAGATTGCGAAGAAGCTGGGTTTGAGCACCCAGCAGTGCCTGGCTTACACGGACGGCAGCAAGCTGAACATCGAGATGTCGATCATTGCCAACGAGTATGGATTGACGCCGGTGGTCCCGGGGATGGAAGGTCCGAAGGCGACCAAGATGCAGGATGTGATTGAGGTGTTCGATTTCGAAAAATATGACGGGAAGGGGCGGGTGGATTACATCCTGGGTGCCAGCGAACATGGCGGCGGGGTCTATGTGGTGGCGAAGACGGAGAGCACGTTCGAGCAGGGGTATCTGAACTATTACAAAGTGACAAACAAACACCCTTATTATGTGTTTTTCCGTCCCTACCATCTCTGCCACATTGAAACGCCGCGTTCGATTGCGCTGGCCTGTCTTTATGGCAATGCCGTTTGCACCATGAGCAAGGGGCGGGTGACGGACACCTATGCGTATGCGAAGAAGGATCTGCAACCGGGGGATCGTATTCGGCACGCGATTGGCAGCGATGAAGTCTATGGTTTGATTGATGAGGCGAAGAAGGCCGATGCCGCAGGTCATGTGCCCCAAGGTGTTCTGGATGTAGAGGACTCGGAGGCGCGTCCGGTGTTGAAGAGGGCGGTGAAGATGGATCAGCCGCTGACCTGGGATGATGTGGAAATTCCTGCCGGCCGCATGGCGGATCTTTGGGAGCAACAGAAGTCGCTGCTGGGCATTGCCTGA
- the asnB gene encoding asparagine synthase (glutamine-hydrolyzing), whose amino-acid sequence MCGIYGFAGFDEEGLLDRMGKVMQHRGPDGRGQFRAPDGVRFAMGMQRLSIIDLEGGWQPVYNEDGSVAVCYNGETYNYLELREELVAKGHVFATHSDTECLVHGYEEWGIEGLLKRMNGMFAFCLYDARRREFFIARDRCGQKPLYYYYQNGKFVFASEAKSILQSGHVSAEPNLQAIDPYLTLRNVPEPQTMFKNINILPVSHYMRFAVAEGNLSIKRYWEVPLLDAGTATYRSDGEYLEELNALFHDAVKLCMRSDVPVGAYLSAGVDSSLTVAAMTRFSSNINTYSLGFDSPVDETPAARETAKFLGTNHHEIICQPEDFDLLPKIVWHMDRPVGDALLIAFYKLAQGAAKDLKVVLGGEGADEAFAGYSFQGVITKVQKMRRKLPWVTSAAAPVFAATPTGVLNKFFTFPADLGSQGKKRVVEFLRRYNGRDLNENFNALRTLWSEDERSDVYTSGFKHLATEQWMAKEREQDKKGPFLDRLLKLQYDEWLQDWALIRQDKNTMAHSLEYRLPFLDHRMIELAFRMPAHLKINKGTDKFIERQLADRVFPPHIARRPKIPFYMPVEYFLDKPQFRNLVADTLNESAIKKRGYFEPAKVKALIDKMHATREFIYCKQVVSLLMLELWHRVFVDKSYRFD is encoded by the coding sequence ATGTGCGGCATTTACGGTTTTGCAGGTTTTGATGAGGAAGGTCTTTTGGACCGGATGGGGAAGGTGATGCAGCATCGGGGGCCTGATGGTCGGGGGCAGTTTCGTGCGCCGGACGGGGTGCGGTTTGCAATGGGTATGCAGCGGCTTTCGATCATCGATCTGGAGGGCGGATGGCAGCCGGTTTACAACGAAGATGGATCGGTGGCGGTTTGTTACAACGGGGAGACCTACAATTATTTGGAGCTGCGCGAGGAGTTGGTGGCGAAGGGGCATGTGTTTGCGACGCATAGCGATACGGAGTGCTTGGTGCATGGGTATGAGGAATGGGGGATTGAGGGGTTGCTGAAGCGGATGAACGGGATGTTTGCGTTCTGTTTGTATGATGCGCGGAGGCGGGAGTTTTTTATTGCGCGGGATCGCTGCGGGCAGAAGCCGCTTTATTATTACTACCAAAACGGGAAGTTCGTTTTTGCGTCCGAAGCGAAATCGATTTTGCAGAGCGGGCATGTGTCGGCAGAGCCGAATTTGCAGGCGATTGATCCGTATCTGACGCTGCGCAATGTGCCGGAGCCGCAGACGATGTTTAAGAACATCAACATCCTGCCGGTGAGTCATTACATGCGTTTTGCGGTGGCGGAGGGAAATTTGAGTATCAAGAGGTATTGGGAGGTGCCATTGCTGGATGCGGGGACCGCGACCTATCGGTCGGATGGGGAGTATTTGGAGGAGCTGAATGCGCTGTTTCATGACGCGGTGAAACTGTGCATGCGCAGTGATGTTCCGGTGGGGGCGTATTTGAGCGCGGGGGTGGATTCGTCCCTGACGGTGGCGGCGATGACGAGGTTTTCATCGAACATCAACACTTATTCGCTGGGGTTTGACTCGCCGGTGGATGAGACGCCAGCGGCGCGCGAGACGGCGAAGTTCTTGGGGACGAATCATCATGAGATCATTTGTCAGCCGGAGGATTTTGATTTGTTGCCGAAGATTGTCTGGCACATGGACCGGCCGGTGGGCGATGCGTTGTTGATTGCCTTTTATAAACTGGCGCAGGGGGCGGCGAAGGATTTGAAGGTGGTGCTGGGTGGAGAAGGGGCGGATGAGGCGTTTGCCGGGTATTCGTTTCAGGGGGTGATCACCAAGGTGCAGAAGATGCGTCGCAAGCTGCCGTGGGTGACTTCGGCGGCGGCGCCGGTGTTTGCAGCAACGCCAACGGGGGTGTTGAACAAGTTTTTCACCTTTCCGGCGGATTTGGGGAGTCAGGGGAAGAAGCGGGTGGTGGAGTTTTTGCGGCGCTACAACGGTCGGGACTTGAACGAGAATTTTAATGCGCTGAGAACGTTGTGGTCGGAGGACGAGCGATCGGATGTTTACACCAGTGGGTTCAAACATCTGGCGACGGAGCAATGGATGGCGAAGGAGCGGGAGCAGGACAAGAAGGGGCCGTTCTTGGACCGGCTGTTGAAGCTGCAATATGACGAGTGGTTGCAGGATTGGGCCTTGATTCGCCAGGACAAAAACACCATGGCGCACAGTCTGGAGTATCGGCTGCCGTTTTTGGATCACCGGATGATTGAGCTGGCGTTCAGGATGCCGGCGCATCTGAAGATCAACAAAGGCACGGACAAGTTCATCGAACGTCAGCTGGCGGACCGGGTGTTTCCGCCGCACATTGCGCGGAGGCCGAAGATCCCGTTTTACATGCCGGTCGAGTATTTTTTGGACAAGCCGCAGTTCCGGAACTTGGTTGCAGATACGTTAAATGAGTCAGCAATCAAGAAGCGGGGCTACTTTGAACCAGCCAAGGTGAAGGCGTTGATCGATAAAATGCATGCAACGCGGGAGTTCATTTACTGCAAACAGGTGGTTTCGCTGCTCATGTTGGAGTTGTGGCACCGGGTTTTTGTGGACAAGTCCTATCGTTTTGACTGA
- a CDS encoding tetratricopeptide repeat protein — MNAPQESPTSPEPDHIQTPVAKSGSTTKTGFPWFLVTVFGSGLIVVAIVAAIIAWPDISRLYHRYKALGLLEKADAALEVEEWQTASDFYSKAYLEASSEPEVIRGIALFMRKTNSDPERSLQFWQQLIDLGAATTQDRIDTAQTYLQLNKSSEARQLLATIPPAERTTKPALEIEAGILNIEGRTAEAATVMRQALRMDPDDPQSRLKLSVLDLRNPLSEVQNAAIDNLWELARGDTDANLAAIDLLARETRLTPQNFAELLDILKNNPKADSRHRYSLLGRMLERHPDDRAAVFAREEAELEGKSPADRIPYLLMLQSINEHPRVLEQLPMDRVLKLREFFSLYVESLAATEQWTVLRNAIRTATSLPISPPDLSLLNARISKGLGESAEVVSRHLLDAAKFATAARDIRSVRRISAIADSMGHPTAALEALRTGANLPQHRVALLEAVLGIQTSQNDSEGMLKTLNDLVETDPTLHYHKEKQLYLKLLLGVEIETIPLKLSDPKIADSIAPAIRQLLNAMSAYRQQNIDDLRTALADLTPDYFQPGQRAVLSGLLNAGGDPRRAFEIAEKVPDSLLLEGERKFLTRAL, encoded by the coding sequence ATGAATGCCCCGCAGGAATCGCCAACATCACCCGAGCCAGACCACATCCAAACGCCTGTTGCCAAGTCGGGCTCCACAACAAAAACCGGATTTCCTTGGTTTCTCGTCACCGTCTTCGGCTCGGGACTCATCGTCGTTGCCATCGTCGCCGCGATTATTGCCTGGCCTGACATCAGCCGTCTCTATCATCGCTACAAAGCACTCGGTCTCCTGGAAAAGGCCGACGCTGCCTTGGAAGTCGAAGAATGGCAGACCGCATCCGATTTCTACAGCAAGGCCTATCTTGAAGCGTCCAGTGAACCCGAAGTGATCCGCGGGATCGCCCTCTTCATGCGCAAAACGAACAGCGATCCCGAACGCAGCCTGCAATTCTGGCAGCAACTCATTGATCTCGGTGCCGCCACCACCCAGGATCGCATCGACACCGCCCAAACCTATCTCCAGCTCAACAAATCCTCGGAAGCCCGCCAATTGCTCGCGACTATTCCTCCCGCTGAGCGCACCACCAAGCCCGCATTGGAAATCGAGGCCGGCATCCTCAACATCGAAGGCCGCACCGCCGAGGCCGCCACCGTGATGCGACAAGCCCTGCGCATGGACCCTGATGATCCTCAAAGCCGCCTCAAACTTTCCGTCCTCGACCTCCGCAATCCTTTGAGCGAAGTCCAGAACGCTGCCATCGACAACCTATGGGAACTCGCCCGCGGCGATACCGATGCCAACCTCGCCGCCATCGACCTGCTCGCTCGCGAAACCCGACTCACCCCCCAAAACTTCGCGGAACTGCTCGACATCCTGAAGAATAACCCCAAGGCCGACTCCCGGCATCGATACTCACTCCTCGGTCGCATGCTGGAGCGCCATCCCGATGACCGCGCCGCCGTCTTTGCAAGGGAGGAGGCCGAACTTGAGGGCAAATCCCCCGCTGACCGCATCCCCTATCTTCTCATGCTGCAGTCGATCAACGAACATCCGCGCGTCCTTGAGCAGTTGCCCATGGACCGCGTGTTGAAGTTGCGCGAGTTTTTCTCCCTTTACGTCGAGTCCCTGGCTGCCACCGAACAGTGGACCGTTTTGCGCAATGCCATCCGCACCGCCACCAGCCTTCCCATCTCGCCTCCCGACCTTTCCCTTCTCAACGCGCGAATTTCCAAAGGCCTCGGTGAATCCGCTGAAGTGGTCAGCCGCCACCTTCTCGATGCCGCCAAATTTGCCACCGCCGCCAGGGACATTCGCAGCGTGCGCCGCATCAGCGCCATCGCGGACAGCATGGGCCACCCGACCGCCGCCCTTGAGGCGCTTCGAACCGGTGCCAACCTTCCCCAACACCGCGTCGCCCTTTTGGAAGCCGTGCTCGGCATTCAAACCAGTCAGAATGATTCCGAAGGCATGCTGAAGACTCTCAACGACCTCGTCGAAACCGACCCCACCCTGCACTATCACAAGGAAAAACAACTCTACCTCAAACTCCTTCTTGGAGTGGAAATCGAAACCATTCCTCTCAAACTCTCCGATCCAAAAATCGCCGACTCCATCGCACCGGCCATTCGTCAACTCCTCAATGCCATGTCGGCCTACCGGCAACAGAACATCGACGACCTGCGCACCGCCCTCGCCGACCTCACCCCCGACTACTTCCAGCCCGGCCAGCGTGCGGTTCTCTCAGGCCTCCTCAACGCAGGCGGTGACCCCCGTCGCGCATTTGAAATCGCCGAAAAAGTCCCGGACTCCCTGTTGCTCGAAGGCGAGCGCAAGTTCCTCACCCGCGCGCTTTGA
- a CDS encoding formylglycine-generating enzyme family protein, with amino-acid sequence MIAPTPETAPSVPHRSPPSAVLVFILMLTPLFSIPGQSQQPEPAPLVGLQAHENSQKMPLRPVPGTPVLFAAYPTRVSDFTAFVSESGYQWDHKPHFPQTGDHPVVNITLQDAAAFCSWLTEKERASGTITEFQSYRLPTNREWDAAVGLASAQTQRSLTSAQEIDESRSFPWGLQWPPPAKAGNFNSYEINGTDDGHPYTSPVGAFDPSPQGLHDLAGNVWEWAWDREDPINSAALLRGGSWMYFRKECLTSNYRYLVSADLRAPSIGFRYIFEDKRETATFLANQQKSRAEEDKQQITMLNTAPDVSAEEVAKMRQSLEARRAQSDSSTPVELPDPASLKPATSTDAYTNKLGMKFHPFGAPGMLMGETEVRVQDYEAAQKATGKSWTRRPTFVIQPSHPVVNVTWQEANDFAEWLTATDRESNLIPANARYRLPTDAEWSVAVGLKDEAGTDPASKSGSNTVDYPWGTSQWPPPTFSANLDTGRMSGYADNFSYTSPVGSFSPNTFNLHDLAGNVAEWCSDPWPGAAGERVVRGSSWITSAQADALSSARQHFTEDTALPHIGFRLVLDLSQP; translated from the coding sequence ATGATTGCTCCAACTCCCGAAACCGCCCCATCTGTCCCCCATCGTTCCCCACCCAGCGCTGTGTTGGTGTTTATCTTGATGCTGACACCGTTGTTTTCGATCCCTGGCCAAAGCCAGCAGCCCGAGCCCGCGCCGCTTGTTGGACTCCAGGCGCACGAAAACAGCCAAAAGATGCCCTTGCGGCCCGTCCCAGGCACGCCCGTCCTGTTTGCTGCCTATCCAACTCGTGTGTCCGACTTCACCGCTTTTGTCTCGGAAAGCGGATATCAGTGGGACCACAAACCGCACTTCCCTCAAACGGGCGACCACCCCGTCGTCAACATCACCCTTCAAGATGCCGCCGCTTTCTGCAGCTGGTTGACCGAGAAAGAACGCGCCAGCGGCACCATCACCGAATTTCAATCTTACCGGCTCCCCACCAATCGTGAATGGGACGCCGCCGTCGGACTCGCTTCCGCCCAAACCCAACGTTCGCTCACCAGTGCGCAGGAAATCGACGAGTCCCGCAGCTTCCCATGGGGCCTGCAATGGCCGCCACCTGCCAAAGCCGGCAACTTCAACTCCTATGAAATCAATGGCACCGACGACGGCCACCCCTACACCTCGCCTGTCGGTGCCTTCGACCCCTCACCCCAAGGGCTCCACGACCTCGCGGGCAACGTTTGGGAATGGGCGTGGGACCGTGAAGACCCCATCAACTCCGCCGCCCTGCTGCGCGGTGGTTCTTGGATGTATTTCCGCAAAGAATGCCTCACTTCCAACTACCGCTACCTGGTTTCCGCCGACCTTCGCGCGCCCAGCATCGGTTTCCGCTACATCTTTGAAGACAAGCGCGAAACCGCCACCTTCCTCGCCAACCAGCAAAAATCCCGCGCGGAAGAAGACAAGCAACAGATCACCATGCTTAACACGGCTCCCGATGTGAGCGCTGAGGAAGTCGCCAAAATGCGCCAGTCTTTGGAAGCACGCCGCGCCCAAAGCGACAGCAGCACGCCAGTCGAACTGCCAGACCCAGCTTCCCTCAAACCCGCCACCTCCACCGACGCCTATACCAACAAACTCGGCATGAAATTCCACCCCTTCGGGGCTCCGGGCATGCTGATGGGTGAAACCGAAGTTCGCGTCCAGGACTACGAGGCCGCCCAGAAAGCCACCGGCAAAAGCTGGACACGTCGCCCCACCTTCGTCATCCAGCCCAGCCATCCCGTCGTCAACGTCACCTGGCAAGAGGCCAACGACTTCGCCGAATGGCTCACCGCCACTGACAGGGAATCCAATCTCATTCCTGCCAACGCACGCTACCGCCTCCCCACCGATGCCGAATGGAGCGTCGCGGTCGGCTTGAAAGATGAAGCCGGCACCGATCCCGCCAGCAAGAGTGGTTCCAACACGGTGGACTACCCTTGGGGCACCAGTCAGTGGCCGCCCCCCACCTTCAGCGCCAATCTCGACACCGGACGCATGAGCGGCTATGCCGACAATTTTTCCTACACCTCCCCAGTCGGATCCTTCTCCCCCAACACCTTCAACCTTCACGACCTCGCCGGCAACGTTGCCGAATGGTGCAGCGATCCCTGGCCCGGTGCTGCTGGTGAACGCGTCGTGCGCGGCAGTTCATGGATCACTTCTGCGCAGGCCGACGCCCTCAGTTCTGCCCGACAACATTTTACTGAAGACACTGCTCTTCCCCACATCGGGTTCCGCCTGGTTCTCGATCTCAGCCAACCCTGA